One part of the Phragmites australis chromosome 3, lpPhrAust1.1, whole genome shotgun sequence genome encodes these proteins:
- the LOC133912418 gene encoding phospholipid-transporting ATPase 1-like isoform X2, with protein sequence MAEDHHGSSRHMSASQKDLGDEDARVVRVGDAERTSERLEYAGNAVRTAKYSPLTFLPRNLFEQFHRLAYVYFLVIAVLNQLPQLAVFGRGASVMPLAFVLIVTAVKDAYEDWRRHRSDRAENGRLAAVLSPGEGAGAQFRPTEWKHVRVGDVLRIVSNESLPADMVLLATSEPTGVAYVQTLNLDGESNLKTRYAKQETLSTPPDQLTGAVIRCERPNRNVYGFQANLELEGESRRIPLGPSNIVLRGCELKNTAWAVGVVVYAGRETKAMLNNAGAPKKRSRLETHMNRETLFLSAILVVLCALVAALSGVWLRTHEEELELAQFFHKRDYLSKDKDGNYNYYGIAAQIVFIFLMAVIVFQIMIPISLYISMELVRLGQAYFMIRDTRLYDESSNTRFQCRALNINEDLGQVKCVFSDKTGTLTQNKMEFRCASIDGIDYSDITRQQPVEGDRIWAPNISVNTDSELVKLIRDGGDTYQGRHTREFFLALATCNTIVPMITDGADPKKKVIDYQGESPDEQALVSAAAAYGFVLVERTSGHIVIDVLGEKQRYEVLGLHEFDSDRKRMSVIIGCPDKTVMLFVKGADSSMFGVIDKTINSDLVQATEKHLHSYSSLGLRTLVIGMRELSQAEFQEWQMAYEKASTALLGRGNLLRGVAANIERNLRLLGASGIEDKLQDGVPEAIEKLRQAGIKVWVLTGDKQETAISIGYSCKLLTREMTQIVINSHSRDSCTKSLDDAISMVDKFQSFSTDSQARVPLALIIDGNSLVYIFDTDREEKLFEVAIACDVVLCCRVAPLQKAGIVDLIKKRTSDMTLAIGDGANDVSMIQMADVGIGISGQEGRQAVMASDFAMGQFRFLVPLLLVHGHWNYQRMGYMILYNFYRNATFVFMLFWYVLYTGFTLTTAITEWSSVLYSVIYTAVPTIVVAILDKDLGRRTLLKYPQLYGAGQCEENYNLRLFIFIMMDSVWQSLAIFFIPYLAYRKSVIDGASLGDLWTLSVVILVNIHLAMDVIRWNWITHAAIWGSIVATWICVMIIDSIPIMPGFWAIYKVMGTGLFWALLLAVTVAGMIPHFAAKAFKEYFTPSDIQIAREMEKWQDTHDVTHPEVQMSTVVRV encoded by the exons ATGGCCGAGGACCACCACGGGTCGTCGCGGCACATGTCGGCGTCGCAGAAGGATCTGGGCGACGAGGACGCACGGGTGGTGCGTGTGGGCGACGCCGAGCGCACCAGCGAGCGCCTCGAGTACGCGGGCAACGCCGTGCGCACGGCCAAGTACTCGCCGCTCACCTTCCTGCCGCGCAACCTCTTCGAGCAGTTCCATCGCCTCGCCTACGTCTACTTCCTCGTCATCGCCGTGCTCAACCAGCTGCCCCAGCTCGCCGTCTTCGGGCGCGGGGCATCCGTCATGCCGCTCGCCTTCGTCCTCATCGTCACCGCCGTCAAGGACGCGTACGAGGACTGGAGACGCCACCGCTCCGACCGCGCCGAGAAcggccgcctcgccgccgtcctCTCCCCGGGCGAGGGCGCGGGGGCCCAATTCCGTCCGACCGAGTGGAAGCACGTCCGCGTGGGCGACGTCTTGCGAATCGTCTCCAACGAGTCGCTCCCTGCTGACATGGTCCTCCTCGCGACTAGCGAACCCACCGGCGTCGCATACGTGCAGACGCTGAACCTTGACGGCGAGTCCAACCTCAAGACTCGCTACGCCAAGCAAGAAACCCTGTCCACGCCGCCCGACCAGCTCACCGGTGCCGTCATCCGCTGCGAGCGCCCCAACCGCAACGTCTACGGATTCCAGGCCAACCTCGAGCTCGAAGGGGAAAGCCGCCGGATACCGCTCGGCCCGTCCAACATCGTGCTGCGCGGCTGCGAGCTCAAGAACACGGCCTGGGCCGTCGGAGTGGTGGTGTACGCGGGGCGCGAGACCAAGGCCATGCTCAACAATGCTGGCGCGCCGAAAAAGCGCAGCCGCCTCGAGACGCACATGAACCGCGAGACGCTCTTCCTCTCCGCTATCCTCGTCGTGCTCTGCGCGCTCGTGGCCGCGCTCTCGGGCGTGTGGCTGCGCACCcacgaggaggagctcgagctGGCGCAGTTCTTCCACAAGAGGGACTACCTGAGCAAAGACAAGGACGGAAACTACAATTACTACGGCATAGCGGCCCAGATCGTGTTCATCTTCCTCATGGCGGTCATTGTGTTCCAGATCATGATACCCATCTCGCTCTACATCTCCATGGAGCTGGTCAGGCTCGGGCAGGCCTACTTCATGATCCGAGACACGAGGCTGTACGACGAGTCGTCCAACACGAGGTTCCAGTGTCGGGCTCTCAACATCAACGAGGACCTAGGCCAGGTGAAGTGCGTCTTCTCCGATAAAACCGGCACGCTCACGCAGAACAAGATGGAGTTCCGGTGCGCGAGCATTGACGGTATCGATTACAGCGATATCACACGTCAGCAACCTGTTG AGGGTGATCGGATTTGGGCGCCAAATATATCGGTGAACACGGATTCGGAGCTGGTGAAGTTGATCAGGGACGGGGGTGATACCTATCAAGGGAGGCACACCCGGGAATTCTTTCTCGCCCTGGCAACGTGCAACACGATTGTTCCTATGATCACCGATGGCGCGGACCCTAAGAAGAAAGTGATCGATTACCAGGGCGAGTCACCGGATGAGCAGGCATTGGtctccgcggcggcggcgtatGGCTTTGTGCTAGTTGAACGAACATCGGGGCACATTGTAATCGATGTCCTTGGTGAGAAGCAGAG ATATGAGGTCCTTGGGCTTCATGAGTTTGATAGCGATCGCAAGAGGATGTCTGTTATAATTGGCTGCCCTGACAAGACAGTGATGCTGTTTGTAAAAGGCGCTGATAGTTCGATGTTTGGAGTCATTGACAAAACAATAAATTCAGATCTTGTCCAAGCAACTGAGAAGCATCTCCATTCATATTCATCATTAGGCTTGAGAACGCTTGTTATCGGAATGCGGGAACTCAGCCAAGCAGAGTTTCAGGAGTGGCAAATGGCTTATGAAAAGGCTAGCACCGCGCTACTAGGAAGAGGGAACCTACTCCGCGGCGTGGCTGCCAACATTGAAAGGAACCTGCGCCTATTGGGAGCCTCTGGTATTGAAGACAAGCTGCAGGATGGAGTGCCTGAAGCAATCGAGAAACTGAGGCAAGCAGGGATCAAGGTTTGGGTACTGACAGGTGACAAGCAAGAAACTGCCATCTCAATCGGCTATTCCTGCAAGCTTTTGACAAGGGAGATGACACAGATTGTAATCAACAGTCACTCGAGAGATTCATGTACAAAGAGTCTAGATGACGCAATCTCCATGGTTGATAAGTTTCAATCATTCTCGACAGACTCACAAGCTAGAGTGCCCCTTGCTTTGATCATTGATGGGAACAGCCTTGTCTACATTTTTGATACGGATCGAGAAGAGAAG CTTTTTGAAGTCGCCATAGCTTGTGACGTTGTTCTATGCTGTCGGGTAGCTCCCCTACAGAAGGCTGGTATTGTTGATCTAATAAAGAAGCGAACAAGTGACATGACTCTAGCTATTGGAGACG GTGCAAATGATGTATCCATGATTCAAATGGCTGATGTTGGTATTGGTATCAGTGGGCAAGAGGGAAGGCAAGCTGTTATGGCCTCGGATTTTGCCATGGGGCAATTCAGATTTTTGGTTCCTTTGTTGTTGGTTCATGGCCATTGGAACTACCAGAGGATGGGCTACATGATTCTGTACAACTTTTACAGAAATGCTACTTTTGTCTTTATGCTTTTCTG GTATGTACTTTACACTGGTTTCACTCTGACAACAGCAATAACTGAGTGGAGCAGTGTGCTATACTCTGTGATATACACCGCTGTCCCTACTATTGTTGTTGCCATTCTCGACAAGGATCTCGGTCGGAGGACATTGCTGAAATATCCCCAACTCTATGGCGCGGGGCAGTGCGAGGAGAATTACAATTTAAGgttattcatcttcatcatgaTGGACTCCGTCTGGCAGAGCCTTGCAATTTTCTTCATCCCTTACCTTGCGTACCGGAAGAGTGTAATTGACGGTGCCAGCCTAGGAGACCTCTGGACACTATCTGTTGTCATTCTTGTCAACATTCACCTTGCAATGGATGTCATCAGATGGAACTGGATCACACATGCGGCGATATGGGGTAGCATTGTTGCGACATGGATTTGCGTCATGATTATAGATTCCATACCGATCATGCCTGGTTTCTG GGCAATCTATAAGGTGATGGGAACTGGGTTGTTTTGGGCACTGCTGCTCGCGGTGACCGTAGCAGGAATGATTCCCCATTTTGCTGCAAAGGCCTTCAAGGAGTATTTCACACCCAGTGACATTCAGATTGCGAGAGAAATGGAGAAGTGGCAAGATACCCATGACGTAACTCATCCAGAAGTTCAGATGAGTACAGTGGTTAGAGTTTAG
- the LOC133912418 gene encoding phospholipid-transporting ATPase 1-like isoform X1 — protein MAEDHHGSSRHMSASQKDLGDEDARVVRVGDAERTSERLEYAGNAVRTAKYSPLTFLPRNLFEQFHRLAYVYFLVIAVLNQLPQLAVFGRGASVMPLAFVLIVTAVKDAYEDWRRHRSDRAENGRLAAVLSPGEGAGAQFRPTEWKHVRVGDVLRIVSNESLPADMVLLATSEPTGVAYVQTLNLDGESNLKTRYAKQETLSTPPDQLTGAVIRCERPNRNVYGFQANLELEGESRRIPLGPSNIVLRGCELKNTAWAVGVVVYAGRETKAMLNNAGAPKKRSRLETHMNRETLFLSAILVVLCALVAALSGVWLRTHEEELELAQFFHKRDYLSKDKDGNYNYYGIAAQIVFIFLMAVIVFQIMIPISLYISMELVRLGQAYFMIRDTRLYDESSNTRFQCRALNINEDLGQVKCVFSDKTGTLTQNKMEFRCASIDGIDYSDITRQQPVAEGDRIWAPNISVNTDSELVKLIRDGGDTYQGRHTREFFLALATCNTIVPMITDGADPKKKVIDYQGESPDEQALVSAAAAYGFVLVERTSGHIVIDVLGEKQRYEVLGLHEFDSDRKRMSVIIGCPDKTVMLFVKGADSSMFGVIDKTINSDLVQATEKHLHSYSSLGLRTLVIGMRELSQAEFQEWQMAYEKASTALLGRGNLLRGVAANIERNLRLLGASGIEDKLQDGVPEAIEKLRQAGIKVWVLTGDKQETAISIGYSCKLLTREMTQIVINSHSRDSCTKSLDDAISMVDKFQSFSTDSQARVPLALIIDGNSLVYIFDTDREEKLFEVAIACDVVLCCRVAPLQKAGIVDLIKKRTSDMTLAIGDGANDVSMIQMADVGIGISGQEGRQAVMASDFAMGQFRFLVPLLLVHGHWNYQRMGYMILYNFYRNATFVFMLFWYVLYTGFTLTTAITEWSSVLYSVIYTAVPTIVVAILDKDLGRRTLLKYPQLYGAGQCEENYNLRLFIFIMMDSVWQSLAIFFIPYLAYRKSVIDGASLGDLWTLSVVILVNIHLAMDVIRWNWITHAAIWGSIVATWICVMIIDSIPIMPGFWAIYKVMGTGLFWALLLAVTVAGMIPHFAAKAFKEYFTPSDIQIAREMEKWQDTHDVTHPEVQMSTVVRV, from the exons ATGGCCGAGGACCACCACGGGTCGTCGCGGCACATGTCGGCGTCGCAGAAGGATCTGGGCGACGAGGACGCACGGGTGGTGCGTGTGGGCGACGCCGAGCGCACCAGCGAGCGCCTCGAGTACGCGGGCAACGCCGTGCGCACGGCCAAGTACTCGCCGCTCACCTTCCTGCCGCGCAACCTCTTCGAGCAGTTCCATCGCCTCGCCTACGTCTACTTCCTCGTCATCGCCGTGCTCAACCAGCTGCCCCAGCTCGCCGTCTTCGGGCGCGGGGCATCCGTCATGCCGCTCGCCTTCGTCCTCATCGTCACCGCCGTCAAGGACGCGTACGAGGACTGGAGACGCCACCGCTCCGACCGCGCCGAGAAcggccgcctcgccgccgtcctCTCCCCGGGCGAGGGCGCGGGGGCCCAATTCCGTCCGACCGAGTGGAAGCACGTCCGCGTGGGCGACGTCTTGCGAATCGTCTCCAACGAGTCGCTCCCTGCTGACATGGTCCTCCTCGCGACTAGCGAACCCACCGGCGTCGCATACGTGCAGACGCTGAACCTTGACGGCGAGTCCAACCTCAAGACTCGCTACGCCAAGCAAGAAACCCTGTCCACGCCGCCCGACCAGCTCACCGGTGCCGTCATCCGCTGCGAGCGCCCCAACCGCAACGTCTACGGATTCCAGGCCAACCTCGAGCTCGAAGGGGAAAGCCGCCGGATACCGCTCGGCCCGTCCAACATCGTGCTGCGCGGCTGCGAGCTCAAGAACACGGCCTGGGCCGTCGGAGTGGTGGTGTACGCGGGGCGCGAGACCAAGGCCATGCTCAACAATGCTGGCGCGCCGAAAAAGCGCAGCCGCCTCGAGACGCACATGAACCGCGAGACGCTCTTCCTCTCCGCTATCCTCGTCGTGCTCTGCGCGCTCGTGGCCGCGCTCTCGGGCGTGTGGCTGCGCACCcacgaggaggagctcgagctGGCGCAGTTCTTCCACAAGAGGGACTACCTGAGCAAAGACAAGGACGGAAACTACAATTACTACGGCATAGCGGCCCAGATCGTGTTCATCTTCCTCATGGCGGTCATTGTGTTCCAGATCATGATACCCATCTCGCTCTACATCTCCATGGAGCTGGTCAGGCTCGGGCAGGCCTACTTCATGATCCGAGACACGAGGCTGTACGACGAGTCGTCCAACACGAGGTTCCAGTGTCGGGCTCTCAACATCAACGAGGACCTAGGCCAGGTGAAGTGCGTCTTCTCCGATAAAACCGGCACGCTCACGCAGAACAAGATGGAGTTCCGGTGCGCGAGCATTGACGGTATCGATTACAGCGATATCACACGTCAGCAACCTGTTG CAGAGGGTGATCGGATTTGGGCGCCAAATATATCGGTGAACACGGATTCGGAGCTGGTGAAGTTGATCAGGGACGGGGGTGATACCTATCAAGGGAGGCACACCCGGGAATTCTTTCTCGCCCTGGCAACGTGCAACACGATTGTTCCTATGATCACCGATGGCGCGGACCCTAAGAAGAAAGTGATCGATTACCAGGGCGAGTCACCGGATGAGCAGGCATTGGtctccgcggcggcggcgtatGGCTTTGTGCTAGTTGAACGAACATCGGGGCACATTGTAATCGATGTCCTTGGTGAGAAGCAGAG ATATGAGGTCCTTGGGCTTCATGAGTTTGATAGCGATCGCAAGAGGATGTCTGTTATAATTGGCTGCCCTGACAAGACAGTGATGCTGTTTGTAAAAGGCGCTGATAGTTCGATGTTTGGAGTCATTGACAAAACAATAAATTCAGATCTTGTCCAAGCAACTGAGAAGCATCTCCATTCATATTCATCATTAGGCTTGAGAACGCTTGTTATCGGAATGCGGGAACTCAGCCAAGCAGAGTTTCAGGAGTGGCAAATGGCTTATGAAAAGGCTAGCACCGCGCTACTAGGAAGAGGGAACCTACTCCGCGGCGTGGCTGCCAACATTGAAAGGAACCTGCGCCTATTGGGAGCCTCTGGTATTGAAGACAAGCTGCAGGATGGAGTGCCTGAAGCAATCGAGAAACTGAGGCAAGCAGGGATCAAGGTTTGGGTACTGACAGGTGACAAGCAAGAAACTGCCATCTCAATCGGCTATTCCTGCAAGCTTTTGACAAGGGAGATGACACAGATTGTAATCAACAGTCACTCGAGAGATTCATGTACAAAGAGTCTAGATGACGCAATCTCCATGGTTGATAAGTTTCAATCATTCTCGACAGACTCACAAGCTAGAGTGCCCCTTGCTTTGATCATTGATGGGAACAGCCTTGTCTACATTTTTGATACGGATCGAGAAGAGAAG CTTTTTGAAGTCGCCATAGCTTGTGACGTTGTTCTATGCTGTCGGGTAGCTCCCCTACAGAAGGCTGGTATTGTTGATCTAATAAAGAAGCGAACAAGTGACATGACTCTAGCTATTGGAGACG GTGCAAATGATGTATCCATGATTCAAATGGCTGATGTTGGTATTGGTATCAGTGGGCAAGAGGGAAGGCAAGCTGTTATGGCCTCGGATTTTGCCATGGGGCAATTCAGATTTTTGGTTCCTTTGTTGTTGGTTCATGGCCATTGGAACTACCAGAGGATGGGCTACATGATTCTGTACAACTTTTACAGAAATGCTACTTTTGTCTTTATGCTTTTCTG GTATGTACTTTACACTGGTTTCACTCTGACAACAGCAATAACTGAGTGGAGCAGTGTGCTATACTCTGTGATATACACCGCTGTCCCTACTATTGTTGTTGCCATTCTCGACAAGGATCTCGGTCGGAGGACATTGCTGAAATATCCCCAACTCTATGGCGCGGGGCAGTGCGAGGAGAATTACAATTTAAGgttattcatcttcatcatgaTGGACTCCGTCTGGCAGAGCCTTGCAATTTTCTTCATCCCTTACCTTGCGTACCGGAAGAGTGTAATTGACGGTGCCAGCCTAGGAGACCTCTGGACACTATCTGTTGTCATTCTTGTCAACATTCACCTTGCAATGGATGTCATCAGATGGAACTGGATCACACATGCGGCGATATGGGGTAGCATTGTTGCGACATGGATTTGCGTCATGATTATAGATTCCATACCGATCATGCCTGGTTTCTG GGCAATCTATAAGGTGATGGGAACTGGGTTGTTTTGGGCACTGCTGCTCGCGGTGACCGTAGCAGGAATGATTCCCCATTTTGCTGCAAAGGCCTTCAAGGAGTATTTCACACCCAGTGACATTCAGATTGCGAGAGAAATGGAGAAGTGGCAAGATACCCATGACGTAACTCATCCAGAAGTTCAGATGAGTACAGTGGTTAGAGTTTAG